Within the bacterium genome, the region AATTTTACGACTAAAATCGAATTCAAACAACCGTTGATTAATCCGGATGGATTATGGGGCAAAAGTGCTGCCCATAATGCATTAAACGCAATGGAACAGAAAGAAATGCGCACGGGTTTCTACATAGAATTTGCCGTCAAAGCAAAATATTATGAGCTCGTACTCGCAAGGCAGAGTTTGGCTGTGATCGATAAATCCCTTGAGGCTGCACGCGCCAACCGCGATCTGGCTAAAAATTATTTTGATCAGGGTATGATCACTCAGTCGGATTTTTTATTTGCAGACGTCCGCCTGCTCGACCTCGAAAATAAAAAAAATGAAACTGAAAATTCGATCAAAAACACAAACGAGGCTTTAAAACTATTACTGGGTATCGACAATTATGAAGAAATCATTCCGACTGACAGCCTCGAACCTCCTAAATCACTCAATTTTCTAAAAAGTATCGAAAACATCAATAACGACCGATCCGATATGCGTGCCATGAAATCCGGCATGCTTGCCAGCCAACAAATGATCCGGATGCAGGAGTTTAAGTTTTTACCGAGTCTGAATGCCTTCGGCAGTTACGAGTGGAACGATAAGAAACTTTTTGGAACCGGTGGAAAAAATTGGATGGTAGGCGCAATGCTTAAGTGGGATATTTTTACAGGTTTTGATCAGGTCGGCGAAATCCAAAAAGCAAAAGCCAAATATCAGTTGGCCAAGAATGCTTACCAACAAAATCGTTTGAAAAACAAAAATGATCTGGAAACAGCTTTACGTAATCTTGAAACAGCAAAGAAGAAAATAACATTGACCGGCAAAGCTATTCAGCAGGCTTCAGAAAATTTTCGCATTCTCACTGATCGTTATTCAAAAGGCATGGAGAAAACAACTGATTTGCTCAATGCCGAAGCAATGTTGGCCAATGCACAACTCGATTATTTAAATGCTTTGTATTTCTATACTATGAATGTTTTTATGCTTGAGCTATTAAGTGAAGAAAAAATTACAGACTAATTTTGGTATCTATTTTCAAACGGAGGTTAAGTATATGGATCGAATAATGACGATAATTGCAATATTGACTTTCGCGTTTTTGGTTAGTTGTGGAAGCAATGATTTGCAAGAAGACAGTGTCAAACCGGTGAAGGTGTTTTTATTATCTGAGACTTTGACTAAAGTTCCTCACCGGTATGTTTTCAGCGGTAACGTCGAAGGCGACAAAAAAGTCACACTCAGCACCAAAATTATGGGACAAATTACGGCATTACCGTACGACGTTGGAACGCGTGTTTCGGTCGGTCAATCAGTTATCAAAATCAAAAGCGATGATCTGAATGCGAAACGCGCTCAAATCAAAGCCAATAAAATCGAAGCTGAAGCCGCGTTGAAAAATACTGAAACGAATTATCGGCGGATTCAGCAATTGTATGATAACAAAAGTGCATCTAAAAAAGAATTAGACGATATCGAAACGATGTACAACATGGCTGCAGCCAAAGTCAATGCCATTACCGAAATGGAAAAAGAAATGGATGACATTCTTGATTATTCTGACATCGTTTCTCCAATCAATGGCACGATCATACAAAAATTTACTGAAGAAGGTAATACGGCAGCTCCCGGTATGCCTTTACTCATGATCGAAGATATCACTTCGCTTAAAGTCATGACGAAAGTACCCGAAAGCGAGATTGGGTTTTTCAAAATCGGTGGAGCCGTTACAGTAGCCATTGATGCAATTAGCCAAGAAATGGATGGGGCTGTTGAACAAATCAATCCGTCCGGAAATGAAATGAGCCGGCAATTTGACGTGAAAATCCGATTGAACGGTTCGACACACGATATTAAGTCGGGCATGTACGCAAAAGTCTTGCTTGCAAATGGAAGCAAAACCGTTATTGCATTGCCGAAAAGTTCACTGATTCGACGTGGACAATTGGAAGGAGTATATACGATTAACCACCGCAATGAAGCCGTACTGCGTTGGGTTCGCACAGGAAAAGCTTTTGACAATCGTATTGAAATTCTCTCAGGCCTGAAAGACGGAGAGCGAGTTATTGCTTCATCGGAAGGTTTGCTGAAAGACGGAGTTAAAGTGGAGGTGGCACAGTGAAAACAGGTTTATCCGGAAGAGTTGCCCAAGCTTTTATCAATTCAAAATTAACACCGCTGCTGATTGCTGCTTTTATGGCGATCGGTATTTACAGTACGTATCTGACGCCCAGTGAAGAGGAACCGCAAATTATTGTACCGATGGCCGATATTTTTGTCGCCTATCCCGGCGCTAACGCCAAAGAAGTGGAAACAAAAATTTCACAACCTCTGGAAAAGATCATTTCCAATATTCCTGGAGTGGAATACGTTTACTCAACATCAATGCCCGGCATGTCCATGCTGATCGTTCGTTATTTCGTCGGCGAAGATGTTGAGCGCAGCATTTTCAGATTGTATAATGAAATTCAAAAAAACATGGATCAAATGCCGGCTGGAATCATGCCGCCGTTTATCAAAACCAAAGCCATTGACGATGTACCGATTT harbors:
- a CDS encoding TolC family protein; translated protein: MIHRLVIILVTAQTLMAGENLSLEEALRRAKTNNFDLLQARYETDYARGDKNKSYSVFLPQITLSEMAITTTDPLNVFGFKLKQEIVAQSDFNPTLLNDPKRIDNFTTKIEFKQPLINPDGLWGKSAAHNALNAMEQKEMRTGFYIEFAVKAKYYELVLARQSLAVIDKSLEAARANRDLAKNYFDQGMITQSDFLFADVRLLDLENKKNETENSIKNTNEALKLLLGIDNYEEIIPTDSLEPPKSLNFLKSIENINNDRSDMRAMKSGMLASQQMIRMQEFKFLPSLNAFGSYEWNDKKLFGTGGKNWMVGAMLKWDIFTGFDQVGEIQKAKAKYQLAKNAYQQNRLKNKNDLETALRNLETAKKKITLTGKAIQQASENFRILTDRYSKGMEKTTDLLNAEAMLANAQLDYLNALYFYTMNVFMLELLSEEKITD
- a CDS encoding efflux RND transporter periplasmic adaptor subunit, coding for MDRIMTIIAILTFAFLVSCGSNDLQEDSVKPVKVFLLSETLTKVPHRYVFSGNVEGDKKVTLSTKIMGQITALPYDVGTRVSVGQSVIKIKSDDLNAKRAQIKANKIEAEAALKNTETNYRRIQQLYDNKSASKKELDDIETMYNMAAAKVNAITEMEKEMDDILDYSDIVSPINGTIIQKFTEEGNTAAPGMPLLMIEDITSLKVMTKVPESEIGFFKIGGAVTVAIDAISQEMDGAVEQINPSGNEMSRQFDVKIRLNGSTHDIKSGMYAKVLLANGSKTVIALPKSSLIRRGQLEGVYTINHRNEAVLRWVRTGKAFDNRIEILSGLKDGERVIASSEGLLKDGVKVEVAQ